aaagcaattgtgtcccatttttctggcagtgatctacggaacctgctattttgggttgcatttggaaatgtaaccttaacaagccttagttcactgatgagacaactgaaacgttcaaattgttgggttagtgattcccctttgatgtgacaaaacgtttcatactgctgattcagaatttccccgttgttttcaataacctattccgttcctccgaactgttccttcaatgcatcccacaattctttggcactgttacaatgtaacagtccagcatagatttcgttgggtagtgcagaggctatgatgctaattgctttggcatcaagttcgaacttctgaaaatctgattcagtgtaattttcagatGGTTTAGGAATGAAATTTTTAGTGTCCTctgcacttggcaccataggaacatgaggaccaaaaacgacagatctccaacatccagtgttttgttgagcgaggatgtgatacatccttcgctcccagatgttatACTCATTtcttttaatgttatttttatcatcttgtgattgcgacatctttctggttgttttacaggtactgattaatcaactttatcggtgattaaaccttactctgtttttcaacacaacaGTATCAACAACTTCGAGCTGAACTacttacgtcaaaatgattgttaaatcaaatttgactgtccaagctctgataccaattgttaggatctgagtttggattgattttgatttgtgtttgaatttatatgaacaaatgaaagagtagtgcagcggaatttaaatggaagcaaacttttcacaatcaaacagaagaaatgctttcaatcatacattttcaacacagaatcaaatgattaaatttatttttaaactctgattacaatgcatgtatgatatgcaaacttcccctcagcccgagcttagtgtttgttcgtgcagaaagaagatggtgaaagagctaaacagaacagtacagaaaactgttctatttataggcacttgcaaaccactgagcatctaagctgacgtcaccatgaaagtgacatctaacctcctaacaaactctaacctctgatctatacagacactgctatgctaactactgatattatatTTCAATACGTAAAAcaaacataaactgctgctgcatccttccactgctgtgaacccagcagtacttgtcatgatcagcagtgcttgaaccaaggcagtagattgagcagcagagctttagttcttcaatcagtctttgtcttgagcagcagttgtaggtcagcagtttgcatgatcagcagataggaggttagcagatgttgaaaccactttcaaggggagagacttgcaaccaaacatctgcttattctggatccattgctctgatccagttttggctttcattatctgttcctttggcagggttcaaatCCAacaagctttaaacattttaagttctaaacgattcacttagattgtcagtatattggtccacttaaattttcacacaaagttcaaataTTTCGAGATacgtgattaatgttttaagcacttaaacttattcacgtgtcccaccacttgaatatactcccgtatccagatcccaatattctgtcttacaggtgagtatacctagatgatatctataaaagggttaaatgcaaaaccgtgagagctcaggtcagaacttctgttcagcaAAGAGATAacggctcgtctttaggtgtgttccctttagagaatcttttttcaacagcacatgattagcatttttcaatgtttcatcatttttgtactgagggcagcgctatatttcaagcaagcagaaagtattatacggggacgaggccattgcttccgcaaaatcagaagtcccgggataataccccagatatcactaagtataaagacctagtaactcagaaagagggatctttcaaacaagatttcgggggttacctatatatccaagaaatgttacccacaagataagcaagtttgaattttatgtttatatctcgaaaacaatttactgaatgtgcaaaaacctagtggcacatccacagtgagatcgtttatcacatttttttgacattacatatctttagtgtgttgtgatagtccactgatgtactatcatttcctcttttctacaacaaaactcatttttgaattttatcatgtttttggctttttcaaattttctaatgagtaagaactttgaaaacaaactgtacaagcaaAGTGACAACTAATTTTcaagcttcaattcgccatccacttggcataaacaatcagaactccccctcacaacaaactattttcccattaagattgcaaaacacttaagtttgttttaatcaaaatggtttttctggaaaataagttgtgTTGTTACTACTAGTAGGCTGGGGTTCATTTCATCACATTGCTCTTTTAACTTCTTGAAACAATCTTAACAATCTTAGGTTTTCTCAACAACttccacttgtagaaaatcaagtacaacttaatgtccctgatttaccacttgtaggtcaaaCCAATCAAACCTGATACACAAAATGATgctgattcctgctccactcttactgACCtaggatctccggcaagtcaggattttagtTAGGAAACACTTTcccccaagcctgaccagccttgggagATTCACGAACACATCTTTTTTGGGTAAAGgattaccccggtgattctattaaaacaatCCCAATAAAGTACAAGTAGTGATGGTGAGTTCCACACtaattcatatacaggacatgccccgtatatgtaaacaaaacaaaaccaaaatatCTAAGACAACCCATAACCTAGCCTACATTACATCATGAAAATAAAGTAAGCAAAAACCAAACACGAAACCAATAACGGCTCAACCTCCATCATCAAAGATGAAATTGCCATAAACCGGCAAACCCTTGACTCGAATCACAATATGTCTAGCCATTGGAACCCTTTGTGGATGAGTTGCTTGCCCGAGCTCTAGACGATGAAGGATGTTTTCCCGAAGTCATAAATTCAttagtttcattgtagacttcctCAACCTCATCCTCATCTGAATCTTGCTTGTCAATAACCTGCTTGGCCTTCTTCTCTATATGACCCACAGTACTACCTCCCtgaccaccatcatcatccttaAGAACATCAAATGGGTTTGACGTTGATACCTGATTGTTAATTGGCTTCTTCAAGGACGAAATTGGTTTAGGGTTTACAACTGGTCTGTACACTAActtaggcttctgatttttcatatgAAGACCCTGGTTAGTAGCTTTCTTCTTCTTTGCacccacaacctgaaaatcatcaattttctTTCCAGAATCCCCACTCGAAACAACCTGAGGGCTCTTTGGGCACGAGTTATCTTCATGACCAAACACGCAACAAGAAGAGCAccttaaaggctcccaatcatatttcATTTTAACCTCCTCCATTGAGTGACCCTTACCCTCTAAAGACGGGATTGCAACAGTAACACTCCTCTTTAACTCAGCCCCGGCTTGAATTTCAATGAGAGCTCTAGCATAACTGCTTCTTCCCCATGACTCAGCACACATTGTAGCAGTGTACGAATCTAGCATCTTAGGCACCCCTATCTTAGAAGCGAGCAAACTAAGACCGTCCTCAGTATATGCTGCTAACAGCACTTCATGCATCTTAACCCAAACTGGGATAGCCTTTATATCTTCTTTTTCCAACTTGATAGAGGCCGCCCACTCTTTCAAAATTATTGGAACATTTCTTATCATCCACGGTCCATCCTCTAACATTTGATCCATCCCTTCTTTCGTTTTGAACTTAAAAAAGAAGAACCCGTGTGCATTCATCATAATTCTTGACAAACCATATTTTGCCCAATTGATCTTTGCAAAGAAATCAACCACAGGAAATGCCAGCCGTTTACCCAGAAAATAACCATACAAAGTGTTCGCATACCTGTCAGTGACTTGTTTAACTGAAGACAGTGGAATAACAACGTCAGCTCCGTCGACAGCCTCATTCTATTCCATCACCCTAAAGTTTACCTTAACCTTCTCTTTAGTATCCTTCGCAACATTCGCAAAGGATAATTGTTCCGCAGAACTAGAACCTGTTTGTTTACTCTTGTCAGCCGAGAAAGATGCTCCAAAGAAGTCTGATTTTTGCGTATACTTGCTAGGGTAATCCCAAAAATTGTCTGACTTTTCGACATCCTGTTTTTCCAAACGAATCGGAACTGTGACCTTGGTGAGATCATTGATAATGTTTGTAGACTTAGGGTCATTCTGTGTTCTAATCGTTATACCACGCTTTGACTGCAAAGAGTTCCCATCCACATCAAGAAATCGAGCAGCAATTTCTTTAAACGATAATGTCGGTTTCCCACGAAAATCCTATTGGTTTCCACCAGAACTGTTACAGTCATCCATTCCAATATTGACAAAACCCTAGCAGCTGTCACCCGAAATTCGTTCAAGATCAAACTCTAATCTGATGTCGCACAATCTGATTAAATTAGAATATGTATGACGGCTGAAACCAGACAACAGGAGGTTGACAAAAAAGCAAACCCTAGCAGCCGTTAGACACAAAATCGATCAAGAAAAAAGGAATCAGACAAAGAAAAACTTATGCAGCCACCCTCGTAAAACACAATCTCTCTTTGTCAGCCACACTTGGAATGAGAATACGGAAACCCTAATCAAGGCAGATTAATGAAAACGGCCGCTGACTTCAGAAAACGGAACCCTAGAGCTCGAACCCTAATCTGACTTCAAGTGATTAGAAAGTAAAGAACGATTAAGGATTGAAATCGAATTCCTTAGATACTAACCAAGATCAATCGAGATCAAGGATTGGTAGGATCATCTAGGGTTTCACCAAATCGCCAATATCGCCCAGAGCTCCATTCTATGTAAGTTTAAATGATTCACGaacacatctatcccaccaacattttgatttgtaaaattcttttgcaccttttactttcccatcaaccatctttccaaaaatatgtttaacttttCTATTAAActccttttcagcatcaaatttctttttaccaacaaagaattgatctgaaatttcaaacctaccttttgatttcagattttCTGCCCTTAACAGTGGAAAGTTTTCATCGTTCAACTCTGGAACGgaattttcattctttttctcaataaatgactcctctgattttatggaatcagattcattgtcagaactactaTCTGAACTTTTAACAACCCACTTCTGTTTGTTCAAATCACCtttccttttgtaaaaacgttttgaagttTCATCAACTTCAATATTTCCTTTTGATTGTTCTGAATTACCAACACATTTTCTTCTCATtttagagttagaagaaactccctgttttgaatcAGTGGACTTGtggcaattccaagcaatgtgtccagcTTTTcgacacttgaaacaggttcttctgtcaactctcgAAGCAAATTTcttcacattcttcttcacttcagcaagaaactcttgattagACTGTTTCCAGAATTGTTTCCTCTgctcttcatcagaacttcctcTAGTATCAGTATCTTCAGTTTTTTCCTCCTTGAATgcctcaagacctgcaacagtaggataaacacgatcaatcaaataatcacatgttGTATAGCTCAACAATAATtgtttaatcctttcactctcaaccTTCTCAAGCTCTAAATCCTGCTTCAGTTTAGCACAATCTTCAACATACTCATTGATGATCTTCTGCTTCAtcattaatgttgaactcatTTTTTCCATTGCATTTTCGATTTCTGAATTCGTCTTTTTCAGTCTATCAACTGttttgttcagcacatcgtatgactctttcacatactttaAATCAGACAACAGATTCTCTTTTAGGTCTTCCAGCTCACTAATCTTCTTGTCCTTCTCCTCACATTGTTTGCAAGACTCTAAACACttcaaacatggtttttcaacttcaaccactttttcaattatcttttcaacatcgacagtcttttcaacttcaacgagtttttcaacttcaacaattttttctatttcgacaattttctctacttcgacaactttttcaactttaactattttctccaccactttctccacttcaaaaTTTTCTCTACTATTTTCTCAGTTGCTAGTACAACGTTTGCTTCTCCAGCTTCTGTCTTttccttttcatcagcgagtaatTTTGCTCCTTCCAGCTCTCTCCTCAATCtggcaatcttcttctgattcaacatctcaactttatctgcaaaaaagaaattaaaactgtcaggatctaTGCCTTTTCTAGCtttgttaagatattcttcctcatcatcggtatcaacatcacttcctagatctggaaaaATCGGGATTCTTTTCTGACTAGTCTCATCTTCACCCAGAATTCTAGCAACAAGACCTGAACCTggtggaatatatttatcccaactgaaaccttctgcaacaaattcatcatcttgatcaattatacCAAACAAAGCTCTTTTCTCTTCAATGGGACgtgcatgagcagtttgtggttgttTAACAATTTGTGGTGGTTGATCAATCTGAAGAACAATTGACTTTTGATAATAATCATTCTTTCCATCTTGTCTTCCATTTGCTTCTTGGTTTTTGCATTCTCGTTTAAAATGTCCCTTTCCTTTGCAACgaaaacaggtaacctttgatttgtcaaaacctaacggagaagtagccattcctcgaaactcatCTCTACCAGTAATTTGTTGAAACTTTTCTGCCCTCCTACAAgcactagccagacaccacttcacatccatcaagtcaagttcctcagcatcaatttggtcataatcttcttttgtaagcatcggatttccaatcttgccagcaatcaaactttcataagattccaacatagcaacgagtgatgccatgtgttgcttggCTATTTCTGGAGACAAATTctgaccattttgaatgttcaaAGTAACATTGCATTGAAGATTCGCTGAGTTTTGCCTTTGAGAACTTGATGTTGTATGatttggatcaaaacttgaaaaagaagacgaagatccaccactttgagttatATTACTACTCTTTGTTCCAGATGAACTGTCAGCACTGAAACCAGTTTGGATCTTTGGGCTGGGACTGGGAGTAGCCTCAAATTTGTTTCCCCTATAATACACactgacatcttgttgagcattcAGATTTGTCAAAATAGCGgttttctgaatatccaactCATGCTCCTCAATTCTCTGAATAAATTGTGCCAAATTCATATCCTGAGACTTCCTCATGTgtttcaaaatcatcaaataagttccccacttatTTTGTGGTAACGCTTTGGctaatttatcaacccattcatcatcatctttcttaatgtccaatcttcccatttccaataccagatgacaatatctatcaatagtctgctttgttgtttcatggtcggaagctgtaaacatatcaaacgatttcttcaataacacctttttgtttttgatcatatcttcGCTTCCTTtgaatttctgaatcaatgcTTCCCAAATTGACCTAGCTGTACCATTATGTTGGAGCAAAacgaagatatcttctttaatcgcttgttgaagaatactgatcatcattttctcacttgtaAATTTCAATTTGTCACTCTCTGAATAATCACAAATAGCTTTTTCAAtcccacgttcattctttggtttctcataatctttcaacaatgaacaccatgcatcaaatTTATAAGCCTGCACCCAGTTGTCAAATCGATTTTTCCATCCTtgaaaatcctcaatgtacatGAGTTTTGGCGGTTTCTGATAAGTTCCTGTCTCATTCTCATTGTACACAGTTTCAGCAGCAGTAACTGGTGCAATCGGTGtcgcaaacgcattgtagaaatCCTCGTCCATGATTCGGCAAATGTTTCACAAAAATTccaagttcaaacgaaattagaagtttcaaacggaattactcaAACGGAATAACAAGTTAGCACGGAATTAGTAATTCCACGCGGAATTACTTCACACGGAATAACACTTTGAAACGGAATTAACTATTTCAAGCGGAAATAGTTAATCTCATGCGAAATTAGGTGATTTCGTGTGAACAggctcaaacgaaattacacttAGAAGCGGGAttaggtaatttcgtttgaaaataatATGTGATTCCAAGCGGAATTAGGCTGACGTCATCTCGTTCA
This is a stretch of genomic DNA from Helianthus annuus cultivar XRQ/B chromosome 16, HanXRQr2.0-SUNRISE, whole genome shotgun sequence. It encodes these proteins:
- the LOC110919387 gene encoding uncharacterized protein LOC110919387; this translates as MNAHGFFFFKFKTKEGMDQMLEDGPWMIRNVPIILKEWAASIKLEKEDIKAIPVWVKMHEVLLAAYTEDGLSLLASKIGVPKMLDSYTATMCAESWGRSSYARALIEIQAGAELKRSVTVAIPSLEGKGHSMEEVKMKYDWEPLRCSSCCVFGHEDNSCPKSPQVVSSGDSGKKIDDFQVVGAKKKKATNQGLHMKNQKPKLVYRPVVNPKPISSLKKPINNQVSTSNPFDVLKDDDGGQGGSTVGHIEKKAKQVIDKQDSDEDEVEEVYNETNEFMTSGKHPSSSRARASNSSTKGSNG